A window of the Anopheles merus strain MAF unplaced genomic scaffold, AmerM5.1 LNR4000537, whole genome shotgun sequence genome harbors these coding sequences:
- the LOC121602615 gene encoding peroxisome assembly protein 12-like, protein MAAKGAHITPNIEVKPSLFEVLAADSLNITFYPAIKRVVDFLATAKPAVFGGLVRYYDEFYLVFNGLVQGYYIQQYGGSLAEVFYGLTRQSLCSKTFSRKDRNWSFVVLVLVPYAVRKLEKACARWKEDYENAKHVPAHRKQLFRLLPYLQACYEGAKLIHYVSYLANVTKTHSPSLRVLELGLTYLAEEEESWSFKDILQGKVRVATMISAALLRWLELSAFFLQFIEWWQTEANIGDLSKLPIPDAPDQDSNANKYANVCPICLQKHIIPTAVSVSGYVYCYRCIATHLQRESRCPVTKYPATINDLIGIYTGDDD, encoded by the exons ATGGCGGCGAAAGGTGCACACATTACGCCGAACATCGAAGTTAAACCATCTTTGTTTGAGGTGCTGGCAGCGGACTCGTTGAATATTACCTTCTATCCTGCCATAAAACGTGTTGTTGAC TTTTTAGCGACAGCGAAACCGGCTGTCTTTGGAGGATTGGTTCGATACTACGACGAGTTCTATCTAGTGTTTAATGGTCTCGTACAGGGGTACTATATACAGCAGTATGGAGGGTCGCTGGCAGAAGTGTTTTACGGTCTTACCAGACAATCTTTATGTAGCAAAACGTTCAGCAGAAAGGATCGGAATTGGTCGTTTGTTGTGCTGGTCCTGGTCCCGTACGCTGTCCGCAAGCTGGAGAAAGCTTGCGCAAGGTGGAAAGAAGACTACGAAAATGCCAAGCATGTGCCGGCACATCGTAAGCAATTATTCCGCTTATTGCCATACCTGCAGGCGTGCTATGAAGGCGCCAAACTGATTCATTATGTATCATACTTGGCGAACGTTACCAAAACCCATTCGCCTTCGTTGCGTGTTCTGGAGTTAGGATTAACGTACCTAGCTGAGGAGGAAGAAAGTTGGTCATTTAAAGATATATTGCAAGGGAAAGTGAG AGTCGCAACGATGATAAGTGCTGCCCTTTTGCGATGGCTAGAATTGTCCGCCTTCTTTCTACAGTTTATCGAGTGGTGGCAAACGGAAGCAAATATTGGAGATCTTTCGAAGCTGCCGATTCCGGACGCTCCAGATCAGGATTCCAATGCAAACAAGTACGCGAACGTGTGTccgatttgtttacaaaagCATATCATTCCAACCGCAGTTTCCGTTTCCGG ATATGTTTATTGCTATCGCTGCATTGCTACCCACCTTCAAAGAGAAAGCAGATGCCCAGTAACTAAGTATCCTGCTACGATTAATGATTTAATTGGAATATATACGGGGGATGATGACTGA
- the LOC121602618 gene encoding serine/arginine-rich splicing factor 1A-like translates to MSHGRNECRIYVGNLPPDIRTKDIQDLFHKFGKVTFVDLKNRRGPPFAFVEFEDARDADDAVKARDGYDYDGYRLRVEFPRGGGPGSYRGSRQGNSDRNSRGGDRNNRGPPARRSQFRVMVTGLPSSGSWQDLKDHMREAGDVCFADVYKDGTGVVEFLRHEDMKYAIKKLDDSRFRSHEGEVAYIHVREDSGNDDSGKRDYRDRSYSPRRRRGSPTYSPVQRSVSRSRSRSYN, encoded by the exons atgtCTCACGGACGCAACGAGTGCCGAATCTATGTCGGTAATCTGCCGCCAGACATCAGAACCAAGGATATTCAGGATCTGTTCCACAAATTTGGCAAAGTGACATTCGTTGATCTGAAAAACCGCCGTGGTCCGCCATTTGCTTTTGTCGAGTTTGAGGATGCACG TGATGCTGACGATGCGGTGAAAGCTCGCGATGGATATGACTACGATGGGTACCGATTACGGGTAGAGTTCCCACGGGGTGGTGGTCCCGGTAGCTACCGCGGCAGCCGCCAAGGGAACAGCGACCGTAACAGTAGGGGTGGTGATCGTAACAACCGGGGACCACCGGCCCGTAGGTCACAGTTCCGGGTGATGGTGACCGGATTACCATCGTCTGGCTCGTGGCAGGATCTGAAGGATCATATGCGTGAGGCCGGCGATGTGTGCTTTGCCGATGTTTACAAGGATGGCACGGGAGTGGTGGAGTTCCTGCGTCATGAAGACATGAAGTACGCGATAAAGAAACTTGACGATTCCCGGTTTCGCTCACACGAG GGCGAAGTTGCCTACATTCATGTACGTGAAGATTCCGGAAACGACGATTCCGGTAAGCGTGACTATCGGGATAG ATCCTACTCACCCCGCCGACGTAGAGGTTCGCCAACTTACTCACCGGTACAACGGAGCGTTTCCCGATCCCGTTCACGCTCGTACAATTGA